Sequence from the Saccharopolyspora pogona genome:
GCGATGAGTTCGACGATCAGCTTCGCGAACCGCGGGTCCGGACCGGCCGTCGCCGCGCGGGCGAGGCCCATGCCCAGCTCCGCGGCCTTGTCCTTGGCCTCGTTGTCCAGGTCCCAGATCACTTCCAGGTGGTCGGAGACGAAGCCGATCGGGCTGACCACCACCGCCTGGACGCCCTTGGCGTGCAGGTGCTCGATGTGGTCGCAGATGTCCGGCTCCAGCCACGGCACCTGCGGCGGGCCGGACCGCGACTGCCAAACCACGTCGTAGTCAGCCTCCCCGACCGCCTCGGCGACCAGCCGCGACGCCTCGGCGACCTGGCGGGAATACCACTGCGGCGCACCGTCCGGTCCCTCCTGCCCATCGGCCCTCAGCGGGATCGAGTGCGCGGTGAACACCAGGCGCGCCTGCTCGCGCTGCGCCGGGTCCAGCTCGGCGAACGCGCGGCGCACCGCGTCGGCGTTGGCCTCGACGAACAGCGGGTGGTCGAAGAACTGCCGCAGCTTCACCAGTTCCGGGGCCCGGTCACCGACTGCGGCGCGGGCCCGCGCGATGTCCTCGTGGTACTGCTTGCAACCTGAGTACCCGCCCCAGGCGGAGGTGGCGAACACCAGTGCGCGGCGCACCCCGTCGTCGGCCATCTTCGCGACGGTTTCCTCGACCATCGGGTGCCAGTTACGGTTGCCGAAGTAGACCGGCAGCTCCCGGCCCTGCGCGGCGAGTTCCGCCTCCAGGGCCGCAATGATGTCCTTGTTGAGCCGGTTGATCGGCGACACCCCGCCGAAGTGGTGGTAGTGCTCGGCGACCTCGTCGAGGCGTTCCGGCGGCACTCCCCTGCCTCTGGTCACGTTCTCCAGGAACGGCCGGACTTCATCCGGGCCTTCGGGGCCCCCGAACGACAGGAACAGCAACGCATCAAAGCTCACCCGACCATGATGCCGCCGCGCGACGAGCGCCCGCAGCCGGGGCACCGGCCGCGGGCGCGTCGCAACTCAGATGCCAAGGGCGTGCACGCCGCCGTCGACCATGATCATCGAACCGGTGGTCTTGGGCAGCCAGTCCGACAGCACCGCGCACACCGACTTGGCCACCGGGGTGGGGTCGTTGACGTCCCAGCCCAGCGGGGCGCGGTCGCCCCAGCCGGCCTCCAGGTCGGCGAAGCCCGGGATCGACTTGGCCGCCATCGTCCGCACCGGACCGGCCGACACCAGGTTGACCCGGACGCCCTTCGGCCCCAGCTCGCGCGCCAGGTAGCGGGAGGTCGACTCCAATGCGGCCTTGGCCACGCCCATCCAGTCGTAGGCGGGCCAGGCGACGCGGGCGTCGAAGTCCATGCCGACGATCGAGGCGCCGTCGCTCAGCAGCGGCAGCGTGGCGGAGCTCAGCGACTTGAACGAGTACGCCGAGACCTCTAGCGCGGTCGAGACGTCCGACCATGGCGCCGCCAGGAAGTCCCCGCCCAGGCAGGACGCCGGGGCGAAGCCGATGGAGTGCAGCACGCCGTCGAGGCCGTCGACGTGCTCGCGCACCCGGTCGGCGAGGCTGTCGAGGTGCTCGTCGCTGGTCACATCCAGCTCCAGCACCGGCGCGGGCTTGGGCAACCGGCCGGCGATGCGCTGCACCAGGCTCATCCGGCCGAACCCGGTGAGCACCACCTCGGCGCCCTGCTCCTGGGCGACCTTGGCCGCGTGGAACGCGATCGAGGCGTCCGTGATCACGCCGGTGATCAGAATCCGCTTGCCTTCGAGCAATCCGCTCACGTGTTTCCTGCTTCCTATTCATTGACCACGGTGGATAACCGCTGGATGGGTTCGCTCTCCGCGCACACGCATAAAGGCGTTGCGCTGGAGTCCTGGTCCGGCAGTCTGGACCGTTGGCGTTCGTCACGTTCCCGCAAGGTTTGTCTCACCCGCATGTGTGGCGTAAACAAGGTGATGTCGGGGTCACCTACCCTCAGCAGGACATTGATCGCAGCAGCATGATCCGCGTGCCACGCGACCCCACACCGAGTGCAATAAAGGCGGTCCCGCGACGGTCCCCAAGGAAACTCGTCCAGGGCACGACTTGTGCCGTGTAGGCAGCATTGACCAGCCGCAACGCAGAACCTCCGCGCTCACAGCAACCGAGACGAGAACACCCGCACGATCGACGCCGAGTCCGGTCGCGGCTGTCCTGCGCTGCCGCCGGGTGTTGGGCATCTGGCCCCAACCAACGCCGCCATCATTGCCAATGAGCATCGGACCAAGGAATGCCTTGTGCCAGGCCACTGCGTCCGTCCAACCGGACCGGACTCAGTGGCCCATCCCGAGGCCGCCGTCGACCGGGATCACCGCGCCGGTGACGTAGGCCGCGGCGTCGGAGGCCAACCACTCCACAGTGGCCGCGATCTCCTCGGCTGCGGCGAACCTGGCCAGCGGGATCTGGCCGAGGATCTCCTTCTTGCGGTCCTCGGGCAGCGCGTCGGTCATGTCCGTGGTGACGAAGCCGGGCGCCACCACGTTGGCCGTGATGCTGCGCGAGCCGAGCTCCCGGGCGATCGAGCGCGCCAGGCCCACCAGGCCCGCCTTGCTCGCCGCGTAGTTGGCCTGCCCGGCGCCCCCGGAGAGCCCGACCACCGATGAGATGAAGATCATCCGGCCCTTGCGGTTGCGCAGCATGCTGCTGGCCGCCCGCTTGGCCACCCGGTACGAACCGGCCAGGTTGGCGTCGATGACCCGGGTGAACTGGTCCTCGCTCATCCGCAGCAACAGCGTGTCGTCGGTGATGCCCGCGTTGGCCACCAGCACCTCGACCCGGCCGTGCGCGGCTTCCACCTCGTCGAAGGCCGCGACCACCTGCTCCGGGTCGGTGACGTCGCACTGCACCCCGAACAACCCCTCCGGGGCGCCCGATCCGCGGTGCGTGACCGCGACCTTGTCCCCGGCGGCCTGGAAGGCCTTCGCGATGGCCAACCCGATGCCGCGGTTGCCGCCGGTCACCAGTACGGACCGTGCCACTGTGGATCTCCCCTCGAACAATGCCCAAGATTCGTTTCAGCCGCGACATTATCCGCTCACGATCCCCGGCCGCTCGTCGCCTCCATACAGAAATACCTGCACCGTGTCGTGGTCCCCCTACAGCGACCGGGGCAGGCAGACTGCGCTACAGGAGCCCCGACCCAGGAGGCGCTTTCATGGCCACCTCGTTCGACGACCTCACCGCCGAGCTGCGCGGCGCGCTGTCCTGCCCGGTTCGTTTCGACCCCGGCACCCGCGCGCTGTACTCCACCGATGCGTCCAACTACCGCCAGGTCCCGATCGGCGTGGTGCTCCCCCGCACCGAGGACGACGTGGCCGCGGCGGTCGCAATCGCCCGGCGGCACGGCGTGCCGATCACCGGCCGCGGCGCGGGCACCAGCATCGCCGGGAACGCCGTCGGTCCCGGCCTGGTGCTCGACTTCTCCAGGCACCTCAACCGAATCCTGGACATCGACCCCGAGCGGCGGCTGGCCCGCGTGCAGCCGGGCGTCGTGCTGGATTCGCTGCGGTCCGCGGTCGCCGGTCACGGCCTGACCTTCGGGCCGGATCCCTCCACCCACAGCCGCTGCACGCTCGGCGGCATGATCGGCAACAACTCGTGCGGCACGCATTCGGTCGCCTGGGGCAAGACCGTCGACAACGTGCATTCGCTGGACGTGCTGCTCGCCGACGGCACCCGACTGCAGCTCGGCGCGACCTCGCCGGCCGAACTGGACCGGCTGTGCACGCGCGGCGACCGGACGGGGCGCCTCTACCGGGAGCTGCGGGCGCTGCGCGATGACGCCGGCGGCCTGGTTCGCCGCTCGTTCCCGGACCTGACCCGGCGGGTGTCCGGCTACAACCTGGACCAGCTGCTGCCGGAGAATGGGTTCCACCTGGCCCGGGCCCTGGTCGGCACCGAGGGCAGCTGCGCCGTTGTGCTGGGCGCGACGGTCCAGCTGGTGCCCTCACCGCCGGTCCGGGCGATGACGGTGCTCGGCTTCCCCGACACCTACGCCGCGGCCGACGAGGTGCCCCGGCTGCGCGGGTTGGACGCGCTGGCGATCGAGGGGCTCAGCGCCGAACTAGTGGGCGTCGTGCGCCAGCGCAACCCCGGCTCGCCCGCATTGCCGCTGCTGCCCGGCGGTCGGAGCTGGCTGCTGGTGGAATCCGGCGGAGCCGACCAGGGCGGGACCGAGGCGGCTGCGAAGCGCATCGCGGAGGCGATGGGTGAACGGGCGGAGAGCGTGATCCACACCGCCCCGGCCCGGATGGCCGCGCTGTGGAAGATCCGCGAGGAAGGCTCCGGCTACTCGACGCGGATGGCCGGTTCCGAGCGGTGGTCCGGGTGGGAAGACGCCGCCGTACCGCCCGAGCGCCTGGGCTCCTACCTGCGGGAATTCGACGCGCTGCTGGCCAGGTTCGGCCGCCGCGGGGTGACCTACGGCCACTACGGGGACGGCTGCATCCACGTCCGGATCGACTTCGACCTGCTGTCCTCCCCCGGCGCGACCGAGTACCGGGCCTTCCTGGAGGCGGCGGCGGACCTGGTCGTCGCGCACGGCGGTTCGGTCTCCGGCGAGCACGGCGACGGCCAGGCGCGGTCGGCGCTGCTGACCCGGATGTACCCGCCCGAGGTGATCGATGCGTTCGAGCGGTTCAAGACCGCCTTCGACCCCGACGACCTGCTCAACCCGGGCCAGATCGTGCGCCCGCGCCCGGTCGACGCCGACTTGCGGCTGCTGGTGGCCCCGCCCCGGCTGCCGAGCCGGACCACGCTGGCGCTGCACGCCGACTCCGGCGATCTCGCGGCCGCGACCCGGCGCTGCGTCGGGATGGGCAAATGCCTGAACACCACAGGCGGGGTGATGTGCCCGAGCTACCGGGCCACGAAGGAGGAGAAGCACTCCACCCGGGGTAGGGCGCACCTGCTGTTCGAGATGCTGGCCGGTCGTGTCGTCCGCCGCGGCTGGCGTTCGCCGGAGGTCCGGGACGCGCTGGACCTGTGCTTGTCGTGCAAGGGCTGCAAGTCGGACTGCCCGGTCGATGTCGACATGGCGACTTACAAGGCCGAGTTCCTGCACCACCACTACCGGCACCGCGTCCGCCCAGCCTCGCACTACTCGATGGGTTTCCTGCCGCTGTGGTTGCGCTTGGGGCAACGCGTTCCGAAGCTGACGAACCGGGTGCTCGCCGGACCGCTGGCCCCAGTGATCAAGCGGCTCGGCGGCATCGACGCCCGGCGCGCTGTCCCGGAGTTGGCGCCGCAGACACTACAGGCGTGGTGGTCCGGGCGACGCCCGATCGCCGACGCCACCACCCGCGTAGTGCTGTTCCCGGACACCTTCACCAACCACTTCGATCCGCAGATCGGCCGGGACGCCGTCGCGGCCCTCGAAGCGCTCGGCCACGCTGTGGAGATGCCGCGCGAGCCGGTCTGCTGCGGGCTGACCTGGCATTCGACCGGGCAGCTCGGCATCGCCCGCTCGATGGCCCGCCGCACGGCCCGCCTGCTGCACCCCCGAGTCGACCAGGGCCTGCCCGTCGTCGGCCTGGAACCCAGTTGCACCGCCTTTCTGCGCAACGACGCGCTGGAACTCGCGCCGCACGACCCGGACGTCGCGGCGCTGGCCGCGGCGACCAAGACATTCGCCGAATGGGTCGAACCGACCCGCCCGCAGTGGCGGCGAGCAGAATCCGGGCCGGAGGCGCTGGTGCAGGTCCACTGCCACCAGCACGCGGAACTTGGCTTCGCCGCCGATCAGGCCACATTGGACGCCACCGGAACCCGCGCGCGGGTGCTGGATTCGGGCTGCTGCGGCCTGGCGGGGAACTTCGGCTTCGAACGCGGCCACTACGACGTCTCGATCGCCTGCGCCGAACAAGCCCTGCTCCCGGCCGTGCGAGCGGCCGACCCGGGCACTGAGATCGTCGCCGACGGCTTCAGCTGCCGAACCCAACTCCGCCAGACCAGCGAGACCGAGCCGGTCCACCTCGCCACCCTCGTCGCCCGCGCTCTCGACGTCAGCGGGTCTTGACGCGGGGGGATGGATGCGATACCGGGCCGGGGAATGCGAGGCCGGTGCCCCGTGTTCCCCGGGTACGCCCGCAACCAGCCAGGAGGAAATCAGATGGCAACGGTCGAGCTGACCACCGAGAACTTCGACGAGGTCGTCTCCGGCAACGAATTCGTGATCATCGACTTCTGGGCCGATTGGTGCGGCCCGTGCAAGATGTTCGCGCCGGTCTTCGAACGCAGCGCCGAGAAGCACGACGACATCGTCTTCGCCAAGGTGGACACCGAGGCCCAGCCGCAGCTGGCCGGAGGCTTCGAGGTCCGCTCCATCCCGACGCTGGCGATCGTCCGCGACAACGTCCTCGTCTTCCAACAGCCCGGCGCCCTCCCGGAGAACGTCTTCGAAGACCTCATCCGCCAGGCCCGCGAACTCGACATGGAAGAAGTCCGCAATAGCGCGAAGTGAGCTAGAAGCCCGGTTCGAAGGCCTCCCCGACCGCGGTGTGCAGGACGCCTGGCAACGCGCTGATCTCTTCGACCAGCACCGCTGCCGGGGCTTTCCCTCGCAGCCTCAGCGCGACCACGGCGGTCCGCTGCTGCTCGTCGTCGGTGTCCTCGCGTTCCACTTCCAGATCCATCACGGTCCACCCGCGGCTGGTGCA
This genomic interval carries:
- the fabG gene encoding 3-oxoacyl-ACP reductase FabG: MARSVLVTGGNRGIGLAIAKAFQAAGDKVAVTHRGSGAPEGLFGVQCDVTDPEQVVAAFDEVEAAHGRVEVLVANAGITDDTLLLRMSEDQFTRVIDANLAGSYRVAKRAASSMLRNRKGRMIFISSVVGLSGGAGQANYAASKAGLVGLARSIARELGSRSITANVVAPGFVTTDMTDALPEDRKKEILGQIPLARFAAAEEIAATVEWLASDAAAYVTGAVIPVDGGLGMGH
- the trxA gene encoding thioredoxin, with protein sequence MATVELTTENFDEVVSGNEFVIIDFWADWCGPCKMFAPVFERSAEKHDDIVFAKVDTEAQPQLAGGFEVRSIPTLAIVRDNVLVFQQPGALPENVFEDLIRQARELDMEEVRNSAK
- the fabI gene encoding enoyl-ACP reductase FabI, which gives rise to MSGLLEGKRILITGVITDASIAFHAAKVAQEQGAEVVLTGFGRMSLVQRIAGRLPKPAPVLELDVTSDEHLDSLADRVREHVDGLDGVLHSIGFAPASCLGGDFLAAPWSDVSTALEVSAYSFKSLSSATLPLLSDGASIVGMDFDARVAWPAYDWMGVAKAALESTSRYLARELGPKGVRVNLVSAGPVRTMAAKSIPGFADLEAGWGDRAPLGWDVNDPTPVAKSVCAVLSDWLPKTTGSMIMVDGGVHALGI
- a CDS encoding ferrochelatase, which translates into the protein MSFDALLFLSFGGPEGPDEVRPFLENVTRGRGVPPERLDEVAEHYHHFGGVSPINRLNKDIIAALEAELAAQGRELPVYFGNRNWHPMVEETVAKMADDGVRRALVFATSAWGGYSGCKQYHEDIARARAAVGDRAPELVKLRQFFDHPLFVEANADAVRRAFAELDPAQREQARLVFTAHSIPLRADGQEGPDGAPQWYSRQVAEASRLVAEAVGEADYDVVWQSRSGPPQVPWLEPDICDHIEHLHAKGVQAVVVSPIGFVSDHLEVIWDLDNEAKDKAAELGMGLARAATAGPDPRFAKLIVELIAEHTDGVEPRKLSAMPAAGSTTNGEPCAPGC
- a CDS encoding FAD-binding and (Fe-S)-binding domain-containing protein: MATSFDDLTAELRGALSCPVRFDPGTRALYSTDASNYRQVPIGVVLPRTEDDVAAAVAIARRHGVPITGRGAGTSIAGNAVGPGLVLDFSRHLNRILDIDPERRLARVQPGVVLDSLRSAVAGHGLTFGPDPSTHSRCTLGGMIGNNSCGTHSVAWGKTVDNVHSLDVLLADGTRLQLGATSPAELDRLCTRGDRTGRLYRELRALRDDAGGLVRRSFPDLTRRVSGYNLDQLLPENGFHLARALVGTEGSCAVVLGATVQLVPSPPVRAMTVLGFPDTYAAADEVPRLRGLDALAIEGLSAELVGVVRQRNPGSPALPLLPGGRSWLLVESGGADQGGTEAAAKRIAEAMGERAESVIHTAPARMAALWKIREEGSGYSTRMAGSERWSGWEDAAVPPERLGSYLREFDALLARFGRRGVTYGHYGDGCIHVRIDFDLLSSPGATEYRAFLEAAADLVVAHGGSVSGEHGDGQARSALLTRMYPPEVIDAFERFKTAFDPDDLLNPGQIVRPRPVDADLRLLVAPPRLPSRTTLALHADSGDLAAATRRCVGMGKCLNTTGGVMCPSYRATKEEKHSTRGRAHLLFEMLAGRVVRRGWRSPEVRDALDLCLSCKGCKSDCPVDVDMATYKAEFLHHHYRHRVRPASHYSMGFLPLWLRLGQRVPKLTNRVLAGPLAPVIKRLGGIDARRAVPELAPQTLQAWWSGRRPIADATTRVVLFPDTFTNHFDPQIGRDAVAALEALGHAVEMPREPVCCGLTWHSTGQLGIARSMARRTARLLHPRVDQGLPVVGLEPSCTAFLRNDALELAPHDPDVAALAAATKTFAEWVEPTRPQWRRAESGPEALVQVHCHQHAELGFAADQATLDATGTRARVLDSGCCGLAGNFGFERGHYDVSIACAEQALLPAVRAADPGTEIVADGFSCRTQLRQTSETEPVHLATLVARALDVSGS